The Ruania alba genome has a window encoding:
- a CDS encoding ABC transporter ATP-binding protein, with product MSTRTADVTVADLWAEGLGYQVDSAQLLRDVGLSLRAGEVTGVLGPNGSGKSTLLRLVIGALPPSAGQLRLDGRDARAMSRRRRARTLALVEQEAHTEVALTAREVVLLGRIPHRSAFGGDSPDDLELAQTCLDRAGATHLADRDFGTLSGGERQRVQLARALAQQPRLLLLDEPTNHLDVAAQLAMLALVREVAGHGTGVLMALHDLAHAEQVCDQVLVLAHGEVAAAGPPREVLTPELIAAVYGVRAEWVEASTGRALILTPL from the coding sequence ATGAGTACGCGGACGGCGGACGTGACGGTCGCGGACCTGTGGGCCGAAGGCCTCGGCTACCAGGTGGACTCGGCGCAGCTGCTCCGCGATGTCGGGCTGAGCCTGCGGGCGGGTGAGGTGACCGGGGTGCTCGGCCCGAACGGCTCGGGCAAGTCCACCCTGCTGCGGCTCGTCATCGGTGCCCTGCCGCCCAGTGCCGGGCAGCTGCGGCTGGACGGGCGGGACGCGCGCGCGATGAGCCGCCGGCGGCGCGCCCGCACCCTGGCGTTGGTGGAGCAAGAGGCGCACACCGAGGTCGCACTCACCGCTCGCGAGGTGGTGCTGCTCGGGCGCATCCCGCATCGGTCGGCGTTCGGGGGCGACTCCCCTGACGATCTGGAGCTGGCGCAGACGTGCCTGGACCGGGCCGGTGCCACGCACCTGGCCGATCGGGACTTCGGCACACTCTCCGGCGGGGAGCGGCAGCGGGTCCAGCTGGCCCGCGCGCTGGCGCAGCAGCCGCGTCTGCTGCTGCTGGACGAACCGACGAACCACCTCGACGTCGCCGCCCAGCTCGCCATGCTCGCCTTGGTCCGGGAGGTGGCCGGGCACGGGACGGGCGTCCTGATGGCCCTGCACGATCTCGCCCACGCGGAGCAGGTGTGCGACCAGGTCCTGGTGCTCGCACACGGGGAGGTGGCCGCGGCCGGACCGCCGCGGGAGGTGCTCACGCCCGAGCTGATCGCCGCCGTGTACGGAGTGCGGGCGGAGTGGGTCGAGGCCAGCACCGGCCGAGCCCTCATCCTCACCCCCCTCTGA
- a CDS encoding phospholipase D-like domain-containing protein: MSRVGELIRRGRRALAWWLAIAAAVHGAAIAIVVTVDRVRKRRDPPGGEFPRTAPRTLAVAGSEVTVYTFGQHVYDAMLASIRAAERVIYFETFIWKSDEIGQAFKDELIAAAERGVEVYLVVDSWGNLVVDPRFKQMPELPTLHVLWFPFFRPGLLTMNVRKTGRDHRKLLIVDSAVGYVGGYNIGSLYATQWRDTHARLAGPSVWELEDSFVDFWNENRKKKRHPRLQDRGAGEWEARIRGAENAPSRMLFPIRALYLQAMDRAQHHIYITQAYFIPDREILGALINAAERGVTVRVLVPKVSNHVIADWAARTYYTQLLEAGVELWLFRGAMVHAKTMTVDGRWSTIGTANIDRMSMTGNFEVNLEIFDDELAEHMEQVFATDLTNASRLTLAQWNKRRPITRALEQLIKPFGPLL, translated from the coding sequence ATGTCAAGGGTGGGTGAGCTGATCCGCCGCGGCCGCCGTGCGCTGGCATGGTGGCTCGCGATCGCGGCGGCGGTGCACGGAGCGGCGATCGCGATCGTGGTGACGGTCGACCGGGTTCGCAAGCGGCGCGACCCTCCCGGTGGGGAGTTTCCCCGCACTGCGCCGCGCACGTTGGCAGTCGCCGGATCGGAGGTGACGGTCTACACCTTCGGCCAGCACGTCTACGACGCGATGCTCGCCTCTATCCGGGCGGCCGAGCGGGTGATCTACTTCGAGACCTTCATCTGGAAGTCGGATGAGATCGGCCAGGCATTCAAGGACGAACTGATCGCCGCGGCTGAGCGCGGGGTCGAGGTCTATCTCGTGGTCGACTCGTGGGGAAACCTGGTGGTGGACCCGCGGTTCAAGCAGATGCCCGAGCTGCCCACGCTGCACGTGCTGTGGTTCCCCTTCTTCCGACCGGGTCTGCTCACCATGAACGTGCGCAAGACCGGCCGTGACCACCGCAAGCTACTCATCGTGGACAGCGCCGTCGGGTATGTGGGCGGATACAACATCGGTTCCCTGTACGCCACGCAATGGCGGGACACCCACGCACGCCTCGCCGGTCCGTCGGTGTGGGAGCTCGAGGACTCGTTCGTGGACTTCTGGAACGAGAACCGAAAGAAGAAGCGCCACCCCCGGCTCCAGGATCGCGGAGCGGGCGAATGGGAGGCGCGCATCCGCGGTGCGGAGAACGCACCGAGCCGGATGCTGTTCCCGATCCGGGCGCTCTACCTGCAGGCGATGGACCGTGCCCAGCACCACATCTACATCACGCAGGCGTACTTCATCCCGGACCGGGAGATCCTCGGCGCCCTGATCAACGCAGCCGAGCGCGGGGTCACGGTGCGGGTGCTCGTGCCCAAGGTCTCCAACCATGTGATCGCCGACTGGGCGGCCCGCACCTACTACACCCAGCTCCTCGAAGCCGGGGTGGAGCTGTGGCTGTTCCGCGGCGCCATGGTGCACGCCAAGACGATGACGGTGGACGGGCGGTGGTCCACGATCGGAACGGCGAACATCGACCGGATGTCGATGACCGGGAACTTCGAGGTGAACCTGGAGATCTTCGACGATGAGCTCGCCGAGCACATGGAGCAGGTGTTCGCCACCGATCTCACCAACGCCAGCCGGCTCACGTTGGCCCAATGGAACAAGCGCCGGCCGATCACTCGCGCCTTGGAACAGCTGATCAAACCGTTCGGCCCGCTGCTGTAG
- a CDS encoding putative F420-0 ABC transporter permease subunit, giving the protein MTTSAVRRSQPAPSRSSTPDGGPSPAPGDPPRRGVLGTWLATGALVLVGSMLVALTIGPAAITPAEVLGSAWHHVLTWLADRGVPVAVPENPLTVIRDAIVWQGRAPRLLTAASVGAGLALCGAVMQAITRNPLADPYLLGVSSGAALGAVAVLLLGVAVALPLAAFAGALLALGATLSLAGIGGRLTPGRTILAGIAVAQACAAGVSFVIFSTAQGDSYREIITWLMGSLASATWTSVAIAGSAVVAIGVVLLAYGRSLDAFAFGDTAAASLGVHVPRTRWLLLTLTALLTGALVSVSGSIGFVGLVLPHVVRLLVGARHVRLLPLAALGGAVFLVWADTGARSFFDPSEVPVGILTAAIGAPVFAWLLLRNRSTS; this is encoded by the coding sequence GTGACCACCTCCGCCGTGCGGCGCAGTCAGCCCGCCCCCAGCCGTTCGTCGACTCCCGACGGCGGCCCCTCGCCCGCGCCAGGTGACCCGCCTCGGCGCGGGGTGCTCGGGACGTGGCTGGCAACGGGCGCGCTGGTGCTGGTCGGCTCGATGCTGGTGGCCTTGACGATCGGCCCGGCTGCCATCACTCCGGCGGAGGTGCTCGGCAGCGCCTGGCATCACGTCCTCACCTGGCTCGCCGACCGTGGCGTGCCGGTCGCCGTGCCGGAGAACCCGCTCACGGTGATCCGGGACGCGATCGTCTGGCAGGGCCGCGCACCCCGGCTGCTCACCGCCGCGTCCGTGGGGGCAGGCCTGGCACTGTGCGGGGCCGTGATGCAGGCGATCACCCGGAACCCGCTCGCCGACCCCTACCTGCTGGGCGTCTCCTCCGGGGCCGCCCTCGGCGCCGTCGCGGTGCTGCTGCTCGGGGTGGCCGTCGCACTGCCGCTGGCCGCCTTCGCCGGCGCCCTCCTCGCCCTGGGTGCCACGCTCTCCCTGGCGGGGATCGGGGGCCGGCTCACCCCGGGGCGGACCATCCTCGCCGGGATCGCCGTGGCGCAGGCATGCGCAGCGGGAGTCTCCTTCGTGATCTTCTCCACCGCCCAGGGTGACTCCTACCGGGAGATCATCACCTGGCTGATGGGATCCCTGGCCTCGGCCACCTGGACGTCGGTGGCCATCGCAGGGTCCGCCGTCGTGGCTATCGGCGTGGTGCTGCTGGCGTACGGGCGCAGCCTGGACGCCTTCGCGTTCGGGGACACGGCTGCCGCCTCCCTCGGCGTGCACGTGCCACGCACCCGCTGGCTGCTGCTGACCCTGACGGCGTTGCTCACCGGCGCGCTGGTGAGCGTGAGCGGGTCGATCGGGTTCGTGGGTCTGGTGCTGCCGCACGTGGTGCGCCTGCTCGTGGGCGCCCGCCACGTGCGGTTGCTGCCTCTGGCAGCACTGGGCGGTGCTGTCTTCCTGGTGTGGGCCGATACCGGTGCGCGGTCGTTCTTCGACCCCTCCGAGGTACCGGTGGGAATCCTCACCGCGGCGATCGGGGCGCCCGTGTTCGCCTGGTTGCTGCTGCGGAACCGGAGCACCTCATGA